One region of Termitidicoccus mucosus genomic DNA includes:
- a CDS encoding ester cyclase, with protein MIESRYSIAASLLILFLALGGCLEKTSKATDPTPENVALVKRFVDQVINRGDISAVDELWAPDMQWHSAGAPDVTGRDTYKKMLQASVGGAFTDMHLDIIDVIAQNDKVVLYFTNSGINTGDFMGHKATGKYAKWIGMGIYRIANGRIAEAWFSEDILGMFMQLEFIKI; from the coding sequence ATGATCGAATCAAGATATTCCATAGCAGCGTCTCTTTTAATTTTGTTTCTGGCACTTGGCGGGTGTCTCGAAAAAACAAGCAAAGCAACCGATCCCACCCCGGAAAATGTTGCGCTTGTAAAGCGCTTTGTCGACCAAGTGATCAACAGAGGCGACATCAGTGCCGTGGATGAATTATGGGCCCCGGATATGCAATGGCATAGCGCCGGCGCGCCCGATGTGACAGGACGCGATACCTATAAGAAGATGCTGCAGGCATCCGTTGGCGGTGCCTTTACAGATATGCACCTTGATATCATTGATGTGATAGCGCAAAACGATAAAGTGGTGCTGTATTTTACTAATTCAGGAATTAATACGGGGGATTTCATGGGGCATAAGGCCACCGGTAAATACGCCAAATGGATTGGCATGGGCATTTATCGCATTGCGAACGGCAGGATAGCCGAGGCATGGTTTTCGGAAGACATTCTGGGAATGTTCATGCAATTGGAGTTTATAAAGATATAA
- a CDS encoding site-specific integrase, whose translation MFLKVATINQLIIMPLELRKDSGWWYGRASVNGKALCKNLSVKIAGNRPKKLSLQGDMTFERSRAKAQAELEKWQLELKRRTTAEELIQTVHEIRTGERIQSIALADAFARWLALPRRRQPSSRYVDQAKSWMTRFVAYLKSNYPSAREMDDVHSNMARTFFSDEQKRGIAPKTYNNILIFLRSSFGALQKDAGMAENPFAGLPTLEEDTVFRKPFSAEELADIADAAKTDPFIHPIIITGMCTAMRRGDCCLLQWESVDLEARFIMVKTSKTGELVQIPIFAQLHEVLTQAQKDRQEKNEKSPYVFPEQADKYQNNPDLITDRVRRVLREVGFSGEDGDGTSEKGCVNQKRKVGLRKASVRDFHSFRVSWVTLALTAGVPLEIVQKVTGHRTASIVMTHYFQPGREEFRKTLSGKLPEAISGQSEKPAPVVISLDEIRAELLAMKLKTWKTIRDGLVAKIPEPTPAAKPPAGKKPMLTVKAVEKDAAG comes from the coding sequence GTGTTTCTGAAAGTTGCAACCATTAACCAATTAATTATTATGCCATTAGAATTACGCAAAGACAGCGGGTGGTGGTATGGACGCGCGAGTGTGAATGGCAAGGCGCTCTGCAAAAATCTCAGTGTGAAAATTGCCGGAAATCGTCCGAAAAAGCTTTCGTTGCAAGGTGATATGACATTTGAGCGCTCGCGTGCGAAAGCGCAGGCGGAATTGGAGAAATGGCAGCTCGAATTGAAGCGCCGCACCACGGCGGAAGAGCTCATCCAGACCGTCCACGAGATTCGCACGGGGGAGCGTATTCAGTCGATTGCGCTGGCAGATGCTTTTGCGCGCTGGTTGGCCCTTCCTCGTCGACGTCAGCCGAGTTCGCGGTATGTCGACCAAGCGAAAAGTTGGATGACGCGGTTTGTCGCTTATCTCAAAAGCAATTACCCCTCTGCTCGCGAGATGGACGATGTGCACAGTAATATGGCCCGGACGTTTTTTTCCGACGAACAGAAGCGCGGCATTGCTCCGAAAACCTACAATAACATTCTCATTTTTTTGCGCTCCAGCTTCGGTGCTTTGCAGAAAGACGCGGGCATGGCGGAGAATCCTTTCGCGGGGTTGCCGACACTTGAGGAGGACACGGTTTTCAGAAAACCGTTCAGCGCGGAGGAGCTGGCGGATATTGCCGACGCGGCGAAAACCGATCCGTTCATCCACCCCATCATCATCACCGGCATGTGCACGGCGATGCGCCGGGGCGATTGCTGCCTGCTGCAATGGGAGTCCGTCGATTTGGAGGCGCGGTTCATCATGGTCAAAACATCCAAGACGGGAGAACTGGTGCAGATTCCGATTTTCGCACAGCTCCACGAGGTCCTGACGCAGGCGCAAAAAGACAGACAGGAGAAAAACGAAAAATCGCCCTATGTTTTCCCCGAGCAGGCGGACAAGTATCAGAACAACCCCGACCTGATTACGGACCGCGTGCGGCGGGTGCTGCGCGAAGTCGGATTTTCCGGCGAGGATGGCGATGGAACCTCGGAAAAAGGCTGCGTGAACCAGAAACGCAAAGTGGGCCTGCGCAAAGCGTCCGTCCGTGATTTTCACTCGTTTCGCGTGAGTTGGGTGACGCTCGCGCTGACTGCCGGCGTGCCCTTGGAGATTGTGCAAAAAGTCACCGGACATCGCACAGCTTCGATTGTGATGACGCACTACTTCCAGCCGGGGCGCGAGGAGTTCCGCAAGACGCTTAGCGGCAAATTGCCCGAAGCCATCAGCGGGCAAAGTGAGAAGCCTGCACCTGTTGTCATTAGTTTGGACGAAATCCGTGCCGAGCTTTTGGCAATGAAACTGAAAACGTGGAAAACGATACGAGATGGACTTGTCGCGAAAATTCCGGAACCGACACCAGCAGCGAAACCGCCTGCCGGCAAGAAGCCGATGTTGACAGTGAAGGCTGTGGAGAAGGATGCGGCTGGCTGA
- a CDS encoding DUF6088 family protein, whose protein sequence is MKETVKSYEKSITSRIYGYGRGSVFTPNYFLDIAGRHAVDQALHRIMSAGTIQRIARGLYHYPETHPVLGNVAPSIDVVARALASSEHAKVLPSGAYAANLLGLSEQVPAKVVFLTNGRGRKVKLGKLTIELRSTTPRKVAGAGRTSGIVLSALRYFGDEHITPERIAHLRKTLSAEDKKRLLADLPSAPTWMHRHLRAIATEERT, encoded by the coding sequence GTGAAAGAAACTGTCAAAAGCTACGAGAAATCAATAACTAGCCGAATTTATGGATATGGTAGGGGTAGCGTGTTCACGCCAAACTATTTTTTGGACATTGCAGGGCGCCATGCCGTTGACCAAGCACTGCACCGGATCATGAGTGCAGGGACAATTCAGCGGATTGCCAGAGGGCTTTACCATTACCCAGAAACGCACCCCGTCTTGGGAAATGTTGCCCCAAGTATTGATGTTGTTGCGCGCGCACTTGCTTCCAGCGAACACGCCAAAGTCCTGCCATCGGGAGCCTATGCAGCCAATCTTCTCGGTTTATCAGAGCAAGTGCCTGCCAAGGTGGTGTTTCTCACGAATGGGCGTGGACGCAAGGTGAAGCTCGGCAAGCTCACCATCGAACTGCGTTCCACTACTCCTCGTAAGGTTGCCGGGGCTGGTCGGACTAGCGGGATTGTGCTTTCGGCGCTCCGGTATTTTGGAGACGAACATATCACTCCGGAACGCATAGCGCATCTTCGTAAAACCCTTTCGGCGGAAGATAAAAAACGATTGTTGGCTGACCTGCCTAGTGCGCCGACGTGGATGCACCGGCATCTTCGTGCAATCGCAACGGAGGAACGCACATGA
- a CDS encoding Fic family protein → MKTRKTASSPVGRWIKTLEGYNAYHPAALPPEIAWNNRLVRILSQADQLLGRLVGEGRRLPSPHVLIRPFVRREAVFSSKIEGTQATLGELLAAEAGATPERSPEDLREVGNYVAALEFGMKRLKTLPLSLRLIRELHEKLMAGVRGDYATPGEFRRTQNWIGRPGCTLADASYVPPPPDALGEHLGRLEKFLHDESIPPLVHAALMHYQFEAIHPFLDGNGRVGRLLITLCLHAHGVLPEPLLYLSAFFEATRSDYYGSLRAVTEEGDWTGWLEYFLNGVARQSEDALSRAERINQQLTNWRDTYAGGGSKVPLQIIDLIGANPFLTPRETERRLGVAYNTIMRAIALLESDGVLAKVGESKRDRVFCARAILDILEEPARLAATPQR, encoded by the coding sequence ATGAAAACACGCAAAACAGCCTCTTCACCGGTGGGACGCTGGATCAAGACCTTGGAAGGCTATAATGCCTATCACCCTGCGGCGCTTCCGCCAGAGATTGCTTGGAACAACCGGCTGGTGCGCATTCTTTCACAAGCAGATCAACTATTGGGACGCCTTGTTGGCGAAGGACGGCGGCTTCCGAGCCCGCATGTGCTGATCCGTCCGTTTGTCCGCCGTGAAGCGGTCTTTTCCAGCAAGATTGAGGGGACACAGGCCACACTGGGCGAGTTGTTGGCAGCGGAAGCCGGCGCCACGCCCGAACGCAGTCCCGAGGATTTGCGTGAGGTCGGCAACTACGTGGCGGCTTTGGAATTTGGCATGAAGCGCCTGAAAACGCTGCCACTTTCGCTTCGATTGATTCGCGAGCTTCACGAAAAACTGATGGCAGGAGTTCGTGGGGATTACGCGACTCCCGGCGAATTTCGACGCACTCAAAATTGGATCGGACGTCCTGGATGCACGCTAGCCGATGCCTCGTATGTGCCACCTCCGCCCGATGCGCTCGGAGAACATCTCGGGCGATTGGAGAAATTCCTGCATGATGAAAGCATTCCGCCGTTGGTGCATGCTGCGCTCATGCATTATCAGTTTGAAGCCATCCATCCGTTTCTGGACGGCAATGGACGTGTTGGGCGATTACTTATCACCCTATGTCTCCATGCGCATGGTGTGTTGCCGGAACCGCTCCTCTACCTGTCGGCATTTTTCGAGGCCACCCGCTCGGACTATTACGGAAGTCTTCGTGCCGTTACGGAGGAAGGCGATTGGACAGGCTGGCTGGAGTATTTTCTGAATGGCGTAGCACGCCAGTCCGAAGATGCACTGAGCCGGGCAGAACGCATCAACCAACAACTGACCAACTGGCGCGACACCTATGCGGGTGGCGGTTCCAAGGTGCCGCTGCAAATCATCGATCTCATCGGCGCAAACCCGTTCCTGACCCCGCGTGAAACTGAACGCCGTCTGGGTGTGGCCTACAATACCATCATGCGTGCGATTGCCCTGCTTGAGTCAGATGGCGTGCTGGCGAAGGTCGGAGAAAGCAAACGGGACCGCGTGTTTTGTGCACGCGCGATTCTGGACATACTTGAGGAACCGGCACGATTGGCAGCCACCCCGCAACGATAG
- a CDS encoding helix-turn-helix domain-containing protein, whose protein sequence is MLSLKNEADILRETRELIRAHRMALSWRQDDLAQRSGVGIATLRRFENTGRIGFSGLAKLLVALGLADKFIEALQQPKPAPKSIDEFLATAPTRARQRAPRRKKTI, encoded by the coding sequence ATGTTATCGCTTAAAAATGAAGCCGATATCCTCCGTGAAACACGTGAATTGATTCGCGCGCACCGGATGGCTCTGTCGTGGCGGCAGGACGATTTGGCACAACGAAGCGGTGTTGGAATTGCCACACTTCGGCGCTTCGAGAACACTGGACGAATCGGCTTTTCCGGATTGGCCAAACTGCTCGTTGCACTCGGGCTTGCCGACAAGTTTATCGAAGCACTGCAACAACCGAAGCCAGCGCCCAAAAGCATCGACGAATTTCTCGCCACCGCGCCGACGCGAGCTCGCCAGCGCGCGCCACGCCGCAAGAAAACAATCTAA
- a CDS encoding type II toxin-antitoxin system HipA family toxin yields the protein MPEIEPNLLRLRFLGLPMGTLAYRPDGPFYALELEREFMALGHELSPLNLPLDSFARGPRVFRPGDSPFEGGLPGLIADSLPDSWGERMLKLEVPGLNSVMGKLAAIGERGPGAITFEPVLGKGADTETVSANLAELARDAAKFAKRSATPIVLTSSAVDAALARGGGSLGGAFPKVSAHIPESGEFLELKNILIGGATPPSHVPSVLKLSPFDDEGGGSVEFAFWLMAKKAGIRVPRACLVHDGERRHFACARFDRYQRADGIWARRHVHTLSGMLHRRASDGAIDYEDFIRLSRALGGAEEARECFRRAVFNLLATNRDDHGRNHAFLYNEADRIWTLSPAYDMNPNVATVLIALTWLGSAEIPTRFEQILKLAELGGIDRHAAKSIYDQVEAATIGGWREAAKYAGVPENITAIWEKEILFQTHQLRKVAHN from the coding sequence ATGCCTGAAATCGAACCCAACCTTTTGCGCCTGCGTTTCCTCGGCTTACCGATGGGCACGCTCGCATATCGTCCCGACGGCCCATTCTACGCGCTCGAATTGGAACGCGAGTTCATGGCCCTGGGGCACGAACTCTCACCGCTCAATCTGCCACTCGACAGCTTCGCGCGCGGTCCGCGCGTATTTCGTCCGGGCGACTCACCTTTCGAAGGCGGCCTGCCAGGGCTTATCGCCGACTCGCTACCAGATTCATGGGGTGAGCGCATGTTGAAGTTGGAAGTGCCCGGTTTGAATTCCGTGATGGGAAAACTCGCCGCTATCGGCGAACGCGGCCCCGGCGCAATCACATTCGAGCCTGTCTTGGGAAAAGGCGCGGACACAGAAACCGTATCAGCAAATCTCGCCGAACTCGCACGCGATGCCGCCAAGTTTGCCAAACGCTCCGCTACCCCGATTGTCCTCACGTCAAGCGCAGTTGACGCCGCGCTCGCTCGCGGTGGCGGCAGTTTGGGCGGCGCGTTCCCCAAAGTGTCCGCGCACATCCCCGAATCCGGCGAGTTCTTGGAACTGAAAAACATCCTCATCGGAGGAGCGACACCACCCAGCCATGTGCCAAGCGTTCTGAAACTATCGCCCTTCGATGACGAAGGCGGTGGAAGCGTCGAGTTTGCATTCTGGCTCATGGCAAAAAAGGCCGGCATCCGAGTTCCGCGCGCATGCCTCGTACACGATGGCGAACGCCGGCACTTTGCCTGCGCCCGCTTCGACCGTTATCAACGTGCCGATGGCATCTGGGCGCGCAGACACGTCCACACTCTCAGCGGCATGCTGCATCGCCGTGCCTCTGACGGGGCAATCGACTACGAGGATTTCATCCGACTCTCGCGCGCCTTGGGCGGAGCCGAAGAAGCGCGCGAATGTTTCCGACGAGCCGTTTTCAATCTGCTCGCAACCAACCGTGACGACCACGGACGCAACCACGCCTTCCTCTACAACGAAGCCGACCGCATCTGGACGCTCTCCCCCGCCTACGACATGAACCCAAACGTGGCGACCGTGCTTATCGCCCTCACATGGCTCGGCAGCGCAGAAATTCCAACACGCTTCGAGCAAATCCTGAAACTCGCCGAACTCGGCGGCATCGACCGACACGCTGCAAAATCAATCTACGACCAAGTCGAGGCTGCAACAATCGGCGGCTGGCGTGAAGCAGCAAAATATGCCGGTGTTCCCGAAAACATCACGGCTATTTGGGAAAAGGAAATTCTGTTCCAGACTCATCAACTTCGAAAAGTTGCGCACAATTAG
- a CDS encoding DNA alkylation repair protein: MQVDHQNTIKLQLSKLLSGDSLCIANYTALKNSSVKSPIQQLRTRLKENADVATRESGKRFFKQHEAVKLHGVKTAMVLKIARTSFESVKSRSKEEVLALCDDLWESGYIEETFVACEWAYGMRKHYIPADLERFEKWLADYVDNWASCDTLCNHSVGTLVEMYPELLASLLRWTRSDNRWLKRGAAVSLIIPARKGLFFEAVFAIANRLLGDSDDLVQKGYGWLLKAASGAHAKEVFAYLMEKHAVMPRTAFRYALEKMPAAWRIEAMSK, from the coding sequence TTGCAAGTAGATCATCAAAACACCATTAAATTGCAACTGTCGAAATTGCTATCCGGTGACTCACTCTGCATCGCTAACTACACCGCGCTAAAGAATTCTTCTGTGAAATCTCCCATCCAACAACTTCGCACACGCCTCAAAGAAAATGCCGATGTCGCTACACGGGAGAGCGGCAAACGCTTTTTCAAGCAGCATGAAGCCGTCAAGCTCCACGGGGTTAAAACCGCCATGGTGCTCAAGATTGCGCGGACATCTTTTGAGTCAGTGAAATCGCGAAGCAAAGAGGAGGTTTTAGCGCTTTGCGATGATCTATGGGAATCGGGCTACATTGAGGAAACCTTTGTGGCTTGCGAGTGGGCTTACGGGATGCGAAAGCACTACATTCCCGCCGATCTGGAGCGTTTTGAAAAATGGCTGGCGGATTACGTCGATAACTGGGCTTCCTGTGACACACTTTGCAATCACAGTGTCGGGACGCTGGTTGAGATGTATCCGGAATTGCTCGCGTCGCTGTTGCGCTGGACAAGATCAGACAATCGCTGGCTCAAGCGTGGCGCGGCTGTCTCGTTAATCATACCGGCAAGAAAGGGGCTGTTTTTCGAAGCGGTGTTCGCCATTGCGAACCGACTGCTTGGCGATTCTGACGACCTCGTGCAGAAGGGTTACGGCTGGTTGTTGAAAGCCGCGAGTGGGGCGCACGCCAAAGAGGTCTTTGCATACCTCATGGAAAAACATGCCGTCATGCCTCGCACGGCGTTTCGCTATGCGTTGGAGAAAATGCCGGCGGCGTGGCGCATCGAAGCGATGAGCAAATAG
- the mobF gene encoding MobF family relaxase produces MLTAKPQVNLSNAEGYFREHLATGDYYMDGHVVRGEWRGVAASMLGLEGVVDEKSFLALCEGQHPETGQLLTMRRNTTRREGEHTVSNRRVFYDFTISPPKSVSVVALWQDARIIGLHDRAVRVMVDQLEKFAETRVRKDGENGERVTGGVVTALFRHDTSRELDPHLHTHCVVVNATYDWAEEKWKALHATGMYRAQKFAENLYYHELARGLRNLGYEIVNTPTGFEIQGVPESVVARFSKRHQQIDAETKKRIETEGLRGNEKALRAQVAQDKRRRKIRSLCAEKLRPRWASEMPSCEHAALSRITPEKLPPPLPAVTPEKCGLPGFVTWADAHLFERRSVVGDYELMSVALARGRGQNFSLGELEKAVADRDYVYSENSRKLTSKAVYAREYKIVRAALDGRGRHAPFSQNAVLSIHLGNEQRHAVRRILGSCDFITLFQGGAGTGKTFALYEIARAIDGKGTPVLVVAPQHQQVADLNRNGLKAVTLAQVLTHGNLARGTVVIADEAGQIGGSDMLALIEHVQACGGRIILSGDTRQQGPVAASDALRAIEKHGDVTQARLNTIRRQNPDTVSSKEEKRAVRKYRSAVKAAADGELIKSFDRLDALGWVREREAEDLRKELAREYCAALSCKESVLAVAQTWAEVRALNAEIRQQLRESGKIGMGRQDVPVVSWQSLDLSEAQKRDARFYPADSRVYFVRGYGRFMKGDWGTVAGVDARGVSLLKDGVTTRVGFEQASRFVVTAPYQIELAKGDRLQMKFNGKSAEGAAIRNGELVTVRRVMRDGRIRVRDDAGVTKTLLASQRMFVSGYAVTAYASQGKTVDTVLASYAGDEARPAAVNRNQWYVAISRGRKKAVVFTTDKEALRACVERESDRELALTLEPTPSQKADIARLIEEEHRQRMAVIYEQQRRAAQQQQIRQGITPRIPSPSPAHHQQQSRGMRL; encoded by the coding sequence ATGCTGACGGCCAAGCCGCAGGTGAATCTATCCAACGCGGAGGGGTATTTTCGCGAGCATCTGGCGACAGGGGATTACTATATGGACGGCCATGTGGTGCGCGGCGAGTGGCGCGGCGTCGCCGCGTCCATGCTCGGGCTCGAAGGCGTGGTGGACGAGAAAAGTTTTTTGGCGCTGTGCGAAGGTCAGCACCCGGAAACCGGACAACTCTTGACGATGCGGCGCAACACGACCCGTCGGGAGGGCGAACACACGGTGTCGAACCGCCGCGTGTTTTATGACTTTACCATATCGCCGCCGAAATCGGTCTCGGTGGTCGCGCTCTGGCAGGATGCCCGGATTATCGGGCTGCACGACCGCGCTGTTCGCGTGATGGTCGATCAACTGGAAAAGTTCGCCGAGACGCGCGTGCGCAAGGACGGCGAAAACGGCGAGCGCGTGACCGGCGGTGTCGTGACCGCGCTGTTCCGGCATGACACGAGCCGCGAACTCGATCCGCATTTGCACACGCACTGCGTGGTGGTCAACGCGACCTACGATTGGGCGGAGGAAAAGTGGAAGGCGCTGCACGCGACGGGCATGTATCGGGCGCAAAAATTTGCCGAGAATCTTTACTACCACGAACTCGCGCGCGGGCTGCGCAATCTCGGCTACGAAATCGTCAACACGCCGACCGGGTTTGAGATTCAGGGCGTGCCAGAGAGCGTGGTTGCCCGGTTTTCCAAGCGGCATCAGCAGATCGATGCGGAGACGAAAAAACGCATCGAAACGGAGGGACTGCGCGGGAACGAAAAGGCGCTGCGCGCGCAGGTCGCGCAGGACAAGCGGCGGCGTAAAATCAGAAGCCTGTGCGCGGAAAAACTGCGTCCGCGCTGGGCCTCGGAAATGCCCTCCTGCGAGCACGCCGCGCTCTCGCGCATCACCCCGGAAAAACTGCCTCCGCCGCTGCCGGCGGTGACCCCGGAGAAATGCGGACTGCCCGGATTTGTCACGTGGGCCGACGCGCACCTGTTTGAGCGCCGCTCGGTGGTCGGCGACTACGAACTGATGTCGGTGGCGCTGGCCCGTGGTCGCGGCCAGAATTTTTCCCTCGGTGAACTCGAAAAGGCGGTTGCGGACCGGGATTACGTATATTCGGAGAACAGCCGGAAGCTGACCTCGAAAGCCGTGTATGCGCGGGAATATAAAATCGTTCGCGCCGCGCTGGACGGCCGGGGCAGGCACGCGCCGTTCAGCCAAAACGCGGTCCTCTCGATCCACCTCGGGAACGAGCAGCGGCACGCGGTGCGGCGCATTCTGGGCAGCTGCGATTTCATCACCCTGTTCCAAGGGGGTGCTGGCACGGGGAAGACTTTTGCGCTGTATGAAATTGCACGTGCCATTGATGGCAAGGGTACGCCGGTGCTGGTGGTCGCGCCGCAACATCAGCAGGTGGCGGATTTGAATCGGAACGGCCTGAAGGCCGTCACGCTGGCGCAAGTTCTCACGCATGGGAACCTGGCCCGAGGCACGGTCGTGATCGCGGACGAAGCCGGGCAGATTGGCGGTTCCGACATGCTGGCATTGATCGAGCACGTGCAGGCCTGCGGCGGGCGCATCATCCTCTCCGGCGACACGCGGCAGCAAGGGCCGGTGGCCGCGTCGGACGCGCTGCGTGCCATCGAAAAGCACGGTGACGTGACCCAGGCGCGACTGAACACGATCCGCCGCCAGAATCCCGACACCGTTTCGTCGAAAGAGGAAAAGCGCGCTGTGCGCAAATACCGCTCGGCGGTCAAAGCCGCCGCCGATGGCGAGCTGATCAAGTCGTTTGACCGGTTGGACGCGCTGGGCTGGGTGCGCGAGCGCGAGGCGGAAGATTTGAGGAAGGAACTGGCGCGGGAATACTGCGCGGCCTTGTCGTGCAAGGAAAGCGTGCTGGCGGTGGCACAGACGTGGGCGGAGGTGCGCGCGCTCAACGCGGAAATCCGCCAGCAACTCCGGGAGTCCGGGAAAATAGGAATGGGAAGGCAGGATGTGCCGGTGGTCTCGTGGCAGTCACTGGACTTGAGCGAGGCGCAAAAGCGTGATGCCCGGTTTTATCCGGCGGATTCGAGGGTGTATTTTGTCCGTGGATATGGACGTTTTATGAAGGGCGACTGGGGGACGGTTGCCGGTGTCGATGCTCGTGGGGTCTCTTTGTTGAAGGATGGCGTGACGACTCGGGTGGGCTTTGAGCAGGCGAGTCGTTTTGTCGTGACCGCGCCGTATCAAATCGAACTGGCGAAGGGCGACCGCTTGCAGATGAAGTTCAATGGAAAATCAGCCGAGGGCGCGGCGATCCGCAACGGGGAATTGGTGACGGTGCGGCGTGTAATGAGGGACGGACGCATCCGCGTGCGCGACGATGCCGGCGTGACCAAAACGCTCTTGGCTTCGCAACGGATGTTTGTGTCCGGCTATGCGGTTACGGCCTATGCCTCGCAGGGCAAGACGGTTGACACGGTGCTCGCCTCGTATGCGGGTGATGAAGCCAGGCCTGCGGCGGTCAATCGCAACCAGTGGTATGTGGCGATTTCCAGAGGGCGAAAGAAGGCGGTGGTATTTACGACCGACAAGGAGGCGTTGCGTGCGTGCGTGGAGCGCGAGTCCGACCGCGAGTTGGCGCTGACGCTTGAACCCACGCCTTCGCAGAAAGCGGACATTGCCCGGCTGATCGAGGAGGAGCACCGGCAGCGCATGGCTGTCATCTATGAGCAGCAGCGCAGAGCTGCGCAGCAGCAGCAAATCCGGCAGGGCATCACCCCGCGAATACCATCCCCTTCACCCGCACATCACCAACAACAATCACGAGGAATGAGACTATGA
- a CDS encoding ISL3 family transposase, which produces MTPEALFHQLLGLGEEWRVSRCEFDATEGEVRLSVEELPRFWEEEGARQKQEVRPYDHTGEIEWRHLNVFEHRCVLRCRVPRGQRRDGSVYRVQPPWQGLCKHFTKAFEAMALLLLREMPVAATARRLGEHDTRLWRLLHAHVAATYPKLDFSGVTCVGCDEMSARKGRRYVSVFCDLVGRRVLFACAGRDAGTWERFVQSLGEHNGHYRAITRVSIDMSPAYLKGVAQSIGMQAQVIFDKFHVIAKVNGAVDEARREEQKLCDERQRELLKDARWVLLKNEDNLSARQKRQYQGLLQSTLGTLKAYQMRLALQRIYQMGSVQRARRKLRAWCRWVRWSAGKYHPPILADMVKCAGMVERHLEGILAHWEGHITNAFMEGLNSVFSAVKRKARGFRSVDNLVVMLYFHAANLSIPTFH; this is translated from the coding sequence ATGACACCCGAAGCATTATTTCATCAGTTGCTGGGATTGGGGGAGGAGTGGCGAGTGAGCCGCTGCGAGTTTGACGCCACGGAAGGCGAGGTGCGCCTGAGTGTCGAGGAGTTGCCAAGATTCTGGGAGGAGGAGGGCGCCCGGCAAAAGCAGGAGGTGCGGCCTTACGATCACACCGGGGAGATCGAGTGGAGGCATTTGAACGTCTTTGAACACCGCTGCGTGCTGCGTTGCCGGGTGCCGCGCGGGCAACGGCGCGACGGGAGCGTTTACCGGGTGCAACCGCCCTGGCAGGGGCTGTGCAAGCACTTCACTAAAGCGTTCGAGGCGATGGCGTTGCTGCTGTTGCGTGAGATGCCGGTGGCGGCGACGGCGCGGCGGCTCGGCGAGCATGACACGAGGCTGTGGCGGCTGCTGCACGCGCACGTGGCGGCGACATACCCGAAGCTCGATTTCAGCGGGGTGACCTGCGTGGGCTGCGACGAGATGAGCGCGCGCAAGGGACGGCGTTACGTAAGCGTGTTTTGCGACCTGGTGGGCCGGCGGGTGCTCTTTGCGTGCGCCGGACGGGATGCGGGAACGTGGGAGAGGTTCGTGCAGTCGCTCGGCGAGCACAACGGGCATTACCGGGCGATTACGCGGGTGTCCATCGACATGAGCCCGGCCTACCTGAAGGGAGTCGCGCAGAGCATCGGCATGCAGGCGCAGGTGATCTTCGACAAGTTTCATGTGATCGCGAAGGTCAACGGGGCGGTGGACGAGGCGAGGAGGGAGGAGCAGAAGCTTTGCGACGAGCGGCAGCGCGAACTGCTCAAGGACGCGCGCTGGGTGCTGCTGAAGAACGAGGACAACCTCAGCGCCAGGCAGAAACGGCAGTATCAGGGGTTGCTCCAAAGCACGCTGGGGACGCTGAAGGCCTACCAGATGCGCCTTGCGTTGCAGAGGATCTACCAGATGGGCAGCGTGCAAAGGGCGCGGCGCAAACTGCGAGCGTGGTGCCGGTGGGTGCGCTGGAGCGCGGGCAAATATCATCCGCCGATCCTGGCCGACATGGTGAAGTGCGCCGGGATGGTGGAGAGGCACCTGGAGGGCATCCTTGCGCATTGGGAGGGGCACATCACCAACGCCTTCATGGAAGGGCTCAACAGCGTGTTCAGCGCGGTGAAGCGCAAGGCGCGCGGTTTCCGCTCGGTGGACAACCTTGTCGTCATGCTCTACTTTCACGCGGCCAACCTTTCCATTCCCACTTTCCACTGA
- a CDS encoding DDE-type integrase/transposase/recombinase has product MAKTMPAYLPTAKGWLYLAVIIDAHSRRVLGHAFTESLATDFAIAALEMPVLRRGGKCELGLVLHSNRNVQYASERFRARLAAHGIRASMSRCGNCHDYRAKRQHDTSSLGGFLTLKIELVYL; this is encoded by the coding sequence ATGGCGAAAACAATGCCAGCCTATCTGCCCACTGCCAAGGGGTGGTTGTATTTGGCCGTCATCATCGACGCGCACAGCCGGCGCGTGCTCGGGCACGCCTTCACCGAGTCGTTGGCTACCGATTTTGCCATCGCCGCGTTGGAGATGCCCGTCCTGCGCCGGGGTGGAAAATGCGAGCTGGGTCTGGTGCTTCATTCCAACCGGAACGTCCAGTATGCCAGTGAACGTTTCCGCGCCCGGCTCGCCGCCCATGGCATTCGTGCGTCCATGAGCCGCTGCGGTAATTGTCATGACTACCGAGCGAAGCGACAGCATGACACGTCCTCGCTGGGTGGTTTTTTAACGCTGAAAATCGAACTCGTTTATCTCTAG